Proteins found in one uncultured Desulfuromonas sp. genomic segment:
- a CDS encoding methyl-accepting chemotaxis protein, with the protein MLLTSLQQEVSSQCHDGQNENIQVQTILADAIEKLIGSFTKLETLTDEQKTLALGIIQGGHQTDESGSVSFQQMFKEIEDVMQRLLDATIENNSQTTELMTSMDATQEQFQKVLGMLGEVRKIADQTNLLAINAAVEAARAGNAGKGFAVVAEEVRNLSIRSNRFSEQIDTSVQQISQAFGEVSLSIKSLSQRSDQLVEEERDHIGHAMSQAHDFNGVVERSAREISDLAEAVSQQVRQAVTNLQFQDMATQVIGTVSKRLDSMDQLFEGLSNKMKQSDPSADAAQQLERFLLESTDLVKSSHHNPVSQKNMDEGDIELF; encoded by the coding sequence ATGCTATTAACCAGTTTACAGCAGGAAGTTTCTTCGCAATGCCACGATGGCCAAAACGAAAATATTCAGGTCCAGACGATTCTTGCAGATGCCATCGAAAAATTGATTGGCAGCTTCACCAAGCTGGAAACGCTCACCGATGAGCAAAAGACGCTGGCGTTAGGGATTATTCAAGGGGGGCACCAAACCGATGAAAGTGGCTCTGTTTCTTTTCAGCAGATGTTCAAAGAGATCGAAGATGTGATGCAGCGTCTGTTGGATGCGACTATTGAGAACAATAGTCAAACCACTGAATTGATGACCTCCATGGATGCCACCCAGGAGCAGTTCCAAAAAGTTCTCGGCATGCTCGGCGAGGTGCGCAAAATTGCCGATCAGACCAATCTGCTTGCTATCAATGCCGCCGTTGAAGCGGCCCGTGCCGGAAACGCCGGCAAAGGGTTCGCCGTAGTCGCCGAAGAGGTGCGTAATCTGTCCATTCGCTCCAATCGATTCAGTGAGCAGATTGATACCTCCGTTCAGCAGATCTCCCAAGCCTTTGGCGAAGTCAGCCTGTCGATTAAATCGTTGTCGCAGCGCTCTGACCAACTGGTTGAGGAAGAACGAGACCATATCGGCCATGCCATGAGCCAGGCGCATGATTTCAATGGGGTCGTTGAGCGCAGTGCCCGGGAGATCTCAGATCTTGCCGAGGCCGTTTCCCAACAGGTTCGTCAGGCCGTCACCAATTTGCAGTTTCAGGATATGGCGACTCAGGTCATTGGAACCGTCAGCAAACGTCTTGATTCCATGGACCAACTTTTTGAAGGTCTCAGTAACAAAATGAAGCAGAGTGATCCTTCAGCAGACGCGGCACAGCAGCTGGAACGATTCCTCCTTGAGTCGACAGATCTCGTCAAATCCAGCCACCACAATCCAGTATCGCAGAAGAACATGGACGAAGGTGACATCGAGCTGTTTTGA
- a CDS encoding response regulator: MAKTVLAVDDSKSILQMVSFTLKGAGYQVVEAGNGQEALVAAQKHKVDLVLTDLNMPVMDGLTLVQKLRATPAYKFTPILMLTTEAGADFKAKGKAAGLTGWLVKPFDPQKLLGVVKKVLG; this comes from the coding sequence ATGGCAAAAACAGTTTTAGCGGTTGATGATTCAAAATCCATCCTGCAGATGGTGTCCTTCACACTCAAAGGCGCAGGATATCAAGTGGTCGAAGCCGGCAACGGCCAGGAAGCACTGGTCGCCGCCCAGAAGCACAAAGTTGACCTGGTGCTCACCGACCTCAATATGCCGGTCATGGACGGCCTCACCCTGGTGCAGAAACTGCGCGCCACGCCCGCCTACAAATTCACCCCGATCCTCATGCTCACCACCGAAGCCGGAGCCGACTTCAAAGCCAAAGGCAAAGCCGCCGGACTCACCGGCTGGCTGGTCAAGCCCTTTGATCCGCAGAAACTACTCGGCGTCGTAAAAAAAGTGCTCGGTTAA
- a CDS encoding STAS domain-containing protein has translation MFELESKTIQNSDGATYQLLIVSGDLGIATIRQFKDDLLSVLQDHNHVILDMAAVTDIDYSVLQLLCSANKYAQKHSKHFQLKDQSTEALIDRAQSLGFFRDQACNDAEDPGKCLWIPENLT, from the coding sequence ATGTTTGAGCTGGAAAGCAAAACCATTCAAAACAGTGACGGCGCAACCTACCAACTGCTGATCGTCAGCGGTGATCTGGGTATCGCCACCATCCGTCAGTTCAAAGACGATCTACTCAGCGTCCTGCAGGACCATAACCACGTCATCCTCGACATGGCCGCCGTCACCGACATCGACTACAGCGTGCTGCAGCTGTTGTGCAGCGCCAACAAATACGCACAAAAACACAGCAAACACTTCCAGCTCAAAGACCAAAGCACCGAAGCCTTAATCGATCGCGCTCAATCCCTGGGCTTTTTCCGCGATCAGGCCTGCAACGATGCTGAAGATCCGGGAAAATGCCTGTGGATCCCGGAAAACCTGACCTGA
- a CDS encoding PAS domain-containing protein codes for MASSSRESQSLPLVLDELENMPEQQRDLLFRSVNRFGREVVCWFDSEENIRYISPNCLKLFGWEMEQFLDQPQLLEQMIHPDDRLLWEHHQTHPAGHQDVEIRIQTSGGTLEWMEYRCLPLVDKHGQRCGRIATFLNISRRHEAQYRTQALALALEQSPTGIVVTDNDGNVLYANEAFHGVQCRTLGVIQGRKLTLFSQEYREQLPDLWPCLDAGQTWKGEKVCSSEGQERVVELVVTPVLDQQNEVTHILFLIQDVTRQRQDQQLLHQQHEQLRQLFDEVEKISREWALSFDSIDDIMFLMDGAGHIQRINQAVERHYGEATKKLTGASVTDFLPEDVTRQFFDHGQGEFYDDQIEKWFSWQAFDFLEKDEKNQDIRVVTLHDVTARHQLAEQLEKSYESQKKAQSQLVQQEKMASIGQLAAGVAHEINNPVGFIHSNLNTLGKYLKRFTAYVDSLEQIIHQSGHDDLFQQAKDCRKSSNVDYLLEDTADLIEESIEGTTRVSVIVKNLKSFSRVDDAGLHWTDLRDCLEASLSIAWNEIKYNCRIEKEYGELPQVFCNPQQLNQVLLNLLVNAAQAIEQHGVIHLKTWADEQWAHITVNDNGCGMSDDVRSRIFDPFFTTKKVGEGTGLGLSICYDIITKHHGLISVKSAPGKGTEFHLKLPLKPTEESESVAP; via the coding sequence CTGGTTCGACAGCGAGGAGAATATTCGTTATATCTCACCGAACTGCCTGAAACTTTTCGGCTGGGAAATGGAACAATTTCTTGATCAGCCACAGCTTTTGGAGCAGATGATTCATCCCGATGATCGCTTGTTGTGGGAGCATCATCAAACCCATCCTGCCGGACATCAAGATGTTGAGATTCGCATTCAAACTTCCGGTGGGACGTTGGAATGGATGGAGTACCGTTGCCTGCCTCTCGTGGATAAACACGGTCAGCGTTGTGGCCGTATTGCCACCTTCTTGAATATCAGTCGTCGCCATGAGGCACAATATCGGACACAGGCACTTGCCCTGGCTCTCGAACAGAGTCCAACGGGGATTGTTGTGACTGATAATGACGGAAATGTGCTGTACGCCAATGAAGCCTTTCATGGCGTGCAGTGCCGTACCCTCGGCGTTATACAGGGCCGCAAGCTCACCCTGTTTTCACAGGAATACCGCGAACAACTGCCCGATCTATGGCCATGCCTGGACGCCGGGCAAACCTGGAAAGGGGAAAAAGTTTGTTCTTCCGAGGGACAGGAGCGTGTTGTCGAATTGGTTGTCACTCCGGTTCTTGATCAACAGAACGAGGTGACGCATATCCTCTTTCTGATTCAGGATGTGACGCGCCAGCGTCAGGACCAGCAACTTCTCCATCAACAACATGAGCAGTTGCGGCAATTGTTCGATGAGGTTGAAAAAATCAGTCGGGAGTGGGCACTGAGTTTTGATTCTATTGATGACATCATGTTTCTGATGGATGGCGCAGGTCATATTCAGCGTATTAATCAGGCCGTTGAGAGGCACTATGGGGAGGCGACCAAAAAGCTCACAGGTGCATCAGTGACTGACTTTTTGCCGGAAGATGTGACGCGGCAGTTTTTTGATCACGGCCAAGGAGAATTTTACGATGATCAGATTGAAAAATGGTTTTCCTGGCAGGCGTTTGATTTTTTGGAAAAAGATGAAAAAAATCAAGATATCCGGGTTGTGACTTTGCATGATGTGACCGCGCGTCATCAACTGGCTGAGCAGTTGGAGAAAAGCTATGAATCGCAAAAAAAAGCACAAAGCCAACTTGTTCAACAGGAAAAAATGGCGTCGATCGGACAACTTGCCGCCGGTGTTGCCCATGAAATTAACAATCCCGTTGGCTTTATCCATAGTAACCTCAACACGCTTGGCAAATATCTGAAGCGTTTCACTGCGTATGTTGATTCGTTGGAACAGATTATTCATCAATCCGGTCACGATGATCTTTTTCAACAGGCCAAAGACTGTCGCAAAAGCAGTAACGTTGATTACCTTCTCGAAGACACGGCTGATTTGATCGAAGAATCAATTGAGGGGACGACGCGCGTCAGTGTGATTGTGAAAAACCTTAAAAGCTTTTCCCGTGTTGACGATGCCGGTTTGCACTGGACTGATCTGCGTGACTGTCTTGAAGCGAGTCTTAGTATCGCCTGGAACGAGATTAAGTATAACTGCCGAATTGAAAAAGAGTATGGAGAGCTTCCGCAGGTCTTTTGCAATCCGCAGCAACTGAACCAGGTTCTGCTGAATTTGCTTGTCAACGCAGCGCAGGCCATTGAGCAGCACGGTGTGATCCACCTGAAGACCTGGGCCGACGAACAATGGGCTCACATCACGGTGAACGATAATGGTTGTGGTATGTCTGACGACGTACGTTCACGTATTTTTGACCCGTTTTTCACCACGAAAAAAGTTGGTGAGGGCACTGGATTGGGATTAAGTATCTGCTACGATATTATCACCAAACATCATGGCCTTATCTCTGTCAAGAGTGCCCCTGGTAAAGGGACTGAATTCCATTTAAAACTCCCTTTAAAACCTACCGAAGAATCAGAATCTGTTGCACCGTAA